In one window of Tellurirhabdus rosea DNA:
- a CDS encoding Lrp/AsnC family transcriptional regulator: MESLDEIDKKLLRLLQQDAKLTTKELAAELGLSLSPVYERIRRLENLGVIRQYVAVLDRSRLGHPITTFCQVSMRYHDKAFIDNFEQEIKKLEEVQECYHMAGQVDFLLKIHVGSLEEYHDFVKNKLSRIENIGTLNSTFVLKEIKHELGYRIR, from the coding sequence ATGGAATCTCTCGACGAAATAGACAAGAAACTGCTCCGGCTTTTGCAGCAGGACGCCAAGCTGACGACGAAAGAACTGGCGGCGGAACTGGGCCTGAGCCTTTCCCCGGTTTACGAGCGTATTCGGCGGCTGGAGAACCTCGGCGTCATCCGGCAGTACGTGGCCGTGCTGGACCGCAGCCGCCTGGGGCACCCCATCACCACTTTCTGCCAGGTGTCCATGCGGTACCACGACAAGGCGTTCATCGACAATTTTGAACAGGAAATCAAAAAGCTGGAAGAAGTGCAGGAGTGCTACCATATGGCCGGGCAGGTCGATTTTCTGCTCAAAATCCACGTCGGCAGTCTGGAAGAGTACCACGATTTTGTGAAGAACAAACTCTCGCGGATCGAGAACATCGGAACACTCAACAGCACGTTTGTGCTCAAGGAAATCAAGCACGAACTGGGGTACCGCATCCGGTAA
- a CDS encoding NAD-dependent epimerase/dehydratase family protein, which translates to MKADTILVIGANGQIGTALLPRLQTLYGEGAVIATDLRLPARQTGRFEILDATDAKGLAELVRRHGITQIYHLAAVLSAKGEADPLWAWNLNMQTLLNVLEVSRTEGVKKVFIPSSIAAFGEHAPQTDTPQNAYLDPATVYGISKAAGENWGQYYVKRYGLDVRSLRYPGIISYEALPGGGTTDYAVAIFHEAVQGRNYECFLAENTRLPMMYMDDALRATLELMEAPAGQLTVRTSYNLAGFSFTPAELTTAIRHHFPDFSVTYKPDFRQAIAESWPRSIDDSVARQDWGWKPAYDLNRMTYEMIANLTAVYGRTDKVVETFKV; encoded by the coding sequence ATGAAAGCAGACACCATTTTGGTTATTGGAGCAAATGGGCAGATTGGTACGGCCCTGCTGCCCCGGCTTCAAACCCTGTACGGCGAAGGGGCGGTCATCGCGACGGACCTTCGGCTTCCTGCCCGGCAGACCGGTCGCTTCGAAATCCTCGACGCCACCGACGCTAAGGGGCTGGCCGAGCTGGTTCGCCGGCACGGAATCACCCAGATTTATCACCTCGCCGCCGTTCTTTCCGCCAAAGGCGAAGCCGACCCGCTCTGGGCCTGGAACCTGAACATGCAGACGCTGTTGAACGTGCTGGAAGTAAGCCGCACGGAAGGCGTAAAAAAGGTCTTCATCCCGAGTTCCATCGCCGCTTTCGGCGAACACGCCCCGCAGACCGACACGCCGCAGAACGCCTACCTCGACCCGGCCACGGTCTACGGAATCAGCAAGGCCGCCGGCGAAAACTGGGGACAGTATTATGTCAAACGCTACGGTCTGGATGTGCGCTCGCTGCGCTATCCGGGCATCATCAGCTACGAAGCCCTGCCCGGCGGCGGCACCACCGACTACGCCGTGGCTATCTTCCACGAAGCGGTGCAGGGCCGGAACTACGAGTGCTTTCTGGCCGAAAATACCCGCCTGCCGATGATGTACATGGACGACGCCCTGCGCGCCACCCTCGAACTGATGGAGGCGCCGGCCGGGCAGCTGACCGTCCGGACGTCGTACAACCTGGCCGGATTCAGTTTTACGCCTGCCGAACTGACGACCGCCATCCGGCACCATTTCCCGGATTTCAGCGTCACCTACAAACCCGACTTCCGGCAGGCCATTGCGGAGTCGTGGCCGCGCTCAATCGATGATTCGGTTGCCCGGCAGGACTGGGGCTGGAAACCCGCCTACGACCTCAACCGGATGACCTACGAAATGATCGCCAACCTGACGGCGGTGTACGGCCGCACTGATAAAGTCGTTGAAACGTTTAAGGTTTAA
- the kbl gene encoding glycine C-acetyltransferase — MYAIKNQLQQELDAIRDAGLYKAERIIVTPQSSVIGIVDGREVLNFCANNYLGLSSHPEVVEAARRTLDTHGFGMSSVRFICGTQDIHKELERRTAEFVGAEDCILYAAAFDANGGVFEPLLNEQDAIISDELNHASIIDGIRLCKAKRFRYKHNDMADLEAQLEAAKGSRRILIVTDGVFSMDGTIAQLDKICDLADRYEAMVMVDECHASGFMGKTGRGTPEHKGVFGRIDIITGTYGKALGGASGGFTAARKEIVELLRQRSRPYLFSNTLAPAIVGASLKVLDLLEGSTALRDKLEANTRYFREAMTAVGFDILPGEHPIVPIMLYDAPLAQEFAARLLQEGIYVIGFFYPVVPQGKARIRVQISAGHEPEHLERAVAAFTKVGRELGVIKSGEMAEA; from the coding sequence ATGTACGCTATAAAAAACCAACTCCAGCAGGAACTGGACGCTATCAGGGACGCCGGGCTGTATAAGGCCGAGCGCATTATTGTCACTCCCCAGTCCTCCGTGATCGGCATTGTCGACGGCCGGGAGGTGCTGAACTTCTGCGCCAACAATTACCTGGGCCTGTCGTCGCATCCCGAGGTGGTGGAAGCCGCCCGCCGGACGCTCGACACCCACGGATTCGGTATGTCGTCGGTCCGCTTTATCTGCGGGACGCAGGACATTCATAAGGAACTGGAACGCCGGACGGCGGAGTTCGTCGGGGCGGAAGACTGCATTCTGTACGCCGCGGCGTTCGACGCCAACGGGGGCGTGTTCGAGCCGTTGCTGAACGAGCAGGACGCCATCATTTCCGACGAACTCAACCACGCCTCGATTATCGACGGAATCCGGCTCTGCAAAGCCAAACGTTTCCGCTACAAGCATAACGACATGGCCGATCTGGAAGCCCAGCTGGAAGCGGCCAAAGGGAGCCGCCGCATCCTGATCGTGACGGACGGCGTGTTCTCGATGGACGGCACCATCGCCCAGCTCGACAAAATCTGTGACCTCGCCGACCGCTACGAAGCGATGGTGATGGTGGACGAATGTCACGCCAGCGGGTTCATGGGAAAAACAGGCCGCGGGACGCCCGAACACAAGGGCGTTTTCGGCCGCATCGACATCATCACGGGCACCTACGGCAAGGCGCTGGGCGGAGCCTCCGGCGGCTTCACGGCGGCCCGGAAAGAGATTGTGGAACTGCTGCGCCAGCGTTCGCGGCCGTATCTGTTCTCCAATACGCTCGCTCCGGCCATCGTCGGCGCGTCGCTGAAAGTGCTGGACCTGCTGGAAGGCTCGACGGCCCTGCGCGACAAGCTGGAAGCCAACACCCGTTACTTCCGCGAGGCCATGACCGCCGTCGGCTTCGACATCCTGCCGGGCGAACACCCGATTGTGCCGATCATGCTCTACGACGCCCCGCTGGCGCAGGAGTTTGCCGCGCGGCTGCTGCAGGAGGGCATTTACGTTATCGGCTTCTTCTATCCCGTGGTGCCCCAGGGCAAAGCCCGCATCCGGGTGCAGATTTCGGCCGGTCACGAGCCGGAGCATCTGGAGCGCGCCGTGGCGGCGTTCACCAAAGTGGGCCGCGAACTGGGCGTTATCAAGTCCGGCGAAATGGCCGAGGCGTAA
- a CDS encoding LysR family transcriptional regulator has protein sequence MLLRQLEYIVAVDNERSFTKAADNCCVTQPTLSQQIRVLEEHLRVEIFDRSRTPIEPTQRGRLIIEKARLVVSEARQLERFARELADCA, from the coding sequence ATGCTGTTGCGTCAATTGGAGTACATTGTGGCCGTGGACAACGAACGGAGCTTTACGAAAGCCGCAGACAACTGCTGCGTGACTCAGCCGACCCTAAGCCAGCAGATCCGGGTGCTGGAAGAACATCTCAGGGTAGAAATTTTCGACCGGAGCCGCACCCCCATTGAGCCGACGCAGCGGGGCCGTCTGATCATCGAAAAGGCCCGGCTGGTGGTGAGCGAAGCGCGGCAGCTGGAGCGGTTTGCCCGCGAACTGGCGGACTGCGCGTAA
- a CDS encoding LacI family DNA-binding transcriptional regulator, with product MKNTPVRIKDIAQSLNISISTVSRALRGMPEIHPDTRRAVMQLAEEMDYQPNQLATSLAKSRTRTIGVIVPNLSYYYFSAMLNSIEDAALQAGYSVLVCQTNESSLREVTQIQNLLRSQVEGIIISLSRDTDNYQHVERLTRRNFPLVLFDRYADDIPASKVIVDNHEAAFKATEHLIEQGCRRIGFLAGPPQLLLSNRRIAGYQDALRKHGLPVENHHIFHCDYTQENTIMQTLALMSLPQPLDGLLTISDRIAYPALYVMKQRGLRIPEDLAVVSFNNEPVSAYLSPSLSSVSQPIQEMGLETVRLLLAHLESGDEAVPVETKVMPTKLIVRESSLRR from the coding sequence ATGAAAAATACTCCCGTCCGCATCAAGGATATTGCTCAGTCTCTGAACATCTCTATTTCGACCGTCTCCCGGGCGCTGCGTGGCATGCCGGAAATTCATCCGGACACGCGCAGGGCCGTCATGCAGCTGGCCGAAGAAATGGATTACCAGCCCAACCAGCTGGCTACCAGCCTGGCCAAGAGCCGGACGCGCACGATCGGGGTGATTGTTCCGAATCTGAGTTACTATTACTTCTCGGCGATGCTTAACAGCATCGAGGATGCGGCCCTTCAGGCGGGCTATAGCGTGCTGGTTTGTCAGACAAACGAATCGTCGCTGCGGGAGGTGACGCAGATTCAGAACCTGCTGCGCAGCCAGGTGGAAGGCATCATTATTTCGCTCTCGCGGGATACCGACAACTACCAGCATGTCGAGCGCCTGACCCGACGGAATTTCCCGCTGGTGCTGTTTGACCGGTATGCGGACGACATTCCGGCCTCAAAGGTGATCGTCGATAACCACGAAGCGGCCTTTAAGGCGACCGAGCACCTGATTGAACAGGGCTGCCGCCGCATTGGCTTTCTGGCCGGACCGCCGCAGCTGCTGCTCAGCAACCGCCGCATTGCCGGGTATCAGGATGCGCTGCGAAAACACGGCCTCCCGGTCGAGAATCACCATATTTTCCATTGCGATTACACGCAGGAAAACACGATCATGCAGACGCTGGCGCTGATGAGCCTCCCCCAGCCGCTGGACGGCCTGCTGACCATCAGCGACCGGATCGCCTATCCGGCTTTGTACGTAATGAAACAGAGGGGGTTACGGATTCCGGAAGATCTGGCGGTGGTGAGTTTCAACAACGAACCCGTTTCGGCCTACCTCTCCCCTTCGCTGTCCAGTGTGAGTCAGCCGATTCAGGAAATGGGGCTCGAAACCGTCCGGCTGCTGCTGGCCCACCTGGAATCCGGCGACGAAGCGGTGCCGGTGGAGACGAAAGTGATGCCGACGAAGCTGATCGTCCGCGAGTCGTCGCTGCGACGGTAA
- a CDS encoding glycoside hydrolase family 88 protein, whose translation MKHGFLFVLLFVAQAVSAQKAINVDAEFASAAKQYEAMLRSLPDTTRFPQSTLPDGKLRLMPSSWWCSGFFGGSLWYIFERTGDARFREAAHRWSMAVQKEQANTRTHDLGFMLYCPLGNGYRLTKNPAYRPIMLTGAKSLATRFRPDYGVIKSWDGYKDGAGKRYEYPVIIDNMMNLEFLFWAARESGDKTLYNLCLSHADSTMKYHYRPDMSSYHVVCYGDGGKVLAQRTHQGAADESAWARGQAWGLYGYVVMYRETKDKKYLNFARRIADFILKHKNLPADKIPYWDFDRPGEERDASAGAIMASALLELSTYGGASKTYFKAAEQMLQSLSSPTYKAAPGENNNFILKHSVGHKPAKSEVDTPLIYADYYYLEALLRYDGLRKKTALKS comes from the coding sequence ATGAAACACGGTTTCCTGTTTGTTCTGCTGTTTGTCGCCCAGGCTGTTTCGGCGCAGAAGGCCATCAATGTCGATGCTGAATTTGCTTCTGCGGCAAAGCAGTACGAGGCCATGCTGCGGTCCCTGCCGGATACAACCCGCTTCCCGCAGTCGACGCTGCCCGACGGCAAACTCCGGCTGATGCCGTCGTCCTGGTGGTGCAGCGGATTTTTCGGCGGTTCTCTCTGGTATATCTTCGAACGGACGGGCGATGCCCGCTTCCGGGAGGCGGCCCACCGCTGGTCAATGGCTGTTCAGAAAGAGCAGGCCAACACCCGTACGCATGACCTCGGCTTTATGCTCTACTGCCCGCTGGGCAACGGCTACCGGCTCACCAAGAATCCGGCTTACCGTCCGATAATGCTGACCGGTGCCAAGTCGCTGGCTACCCGTTTCCGCCCGGACTACGGCGTCATTAAGTCGTGGGACGGGTACAAGGACGGGGCGGGCAAGCGCTACGAATACCCGGTCATCATCGACAACATGATGAACCTGGAGTTCCTGTTCTGGGCCGCCCGCGAATCCGGCGACAAGACGCTCTATAACCTTTGCCTGTCGCATGCCGACAGCACGATGAAGTACCACTACCGCCCCGACATGAGCAGCTACCACGTCGTTTGTTACGGCGATGGCGGCAAGGTGCTGGCCCAGCGCACGCACCAGGGCGCCGCCGACGAGTCGGCCTGGGCACGCGGACAGGCCTGGGGTCTGTACGGTTATGTGGTCATGTACCGCGAAACGAAGGATAAAAAGTACCTGAACTTTGCCCGCCGCATTGCGGACTTCATCCTGAAGCACAAAAACCTGCCCGCCGACAAGATTCCGTACTGGGATTTCGACCGGCCGGGCGAAGAGCGGGATGCCTCGGCGGGAGCCATCATGGCGTCGGCCCTGCTCGAACTGAGCACGTACGGCGGCGCGTCGAAGACTTACTTCAAAGCGGCCGAACAGATGCTGCAAAGCCTGTCGTCACCGACCTACAAAGCGGCTCCGGGCGAAAACAACAACTTTATCCTGAAGCACAGCGTCGGCCACAAACCGGCCAAAAGCGAAGTCGATACGCCGCTGATTTACGCGGATTATTATTACCTGGAAGCCCTGCTGCGG